One window from the genome of Candidatus Nanopelagicales bacterium encodes:
- the purF gene encoding amidophosphoribosyltransferase: MACGDGLLNHDLLPGEHCAQDECGVFGVWAPGEAVAELTYFGLYALQHRGQESAGMAVSDGSHVVVYKDMGLVSQVFNESSLGSLHGHLAIGHCRYSTTGASVWENAQPTFRPTSAGSLALAHNGNLTNIDELTERARMRSAESGELPLGTALSTSDTDVVAALFASHPGSDLEISALAELPQLRGAFSFVFMDEHTLFAARDAHGIRPLVLGRLERGWAVASESAALDIVGAEFVREIEPGEMVAIDAGGVRSTRFAVATPHGCLFEYVYLARPDTTISGRSVEAVRTGVGRRLALEHAVDADLVIPVPESGRYAAIGYAQASGIPFGEGLVKNAYVGRTFIQPSQAIRQLGIRLKLNPLRKVISGRRLVVVDDSIVRGNTQRALVRMLREAGAAQVHVRISSPPVVWPCFYGIDFATRDELIANGRTVDQIRESIGADSLAYVSLDQLVDATKIPADRLCMACFDGQYPVALPKTHVAGRDLLEGWLADAAQESGDGLAGGRTPDPTVPVGSR; this comes from the coding sequence GTGGCGTGCGGAGACGGATTGCTCAATCATGACCTTCTGCCGGGCGAGCACTGCGCACAGGACGAGTGCGGGGTCTTCGGTGTCTGGGCGCCGGGCGAAGCCGTAGCCGAGCTCACATACTTTGGCTTGTACGCCCTCCAGCACCGCGGCCAAGAGTCCGCCGGAATGGCCGTCAGTGACGGTTCGCACGTCGTGGTCTACAAGGACATGGGGCTGGTCTCTCAGGTGTTCAACGAGTCATCGCTCGGCTCGCTGCACGGGCACCTGGCCATCGGGCACTGCAGGTACTCGACCACGGGTGCCAGCGTGTGGGAGAACGCCCAGCCCACGTTTCGGCCCACGTCGGCAGGCAGCCTCGCGCTGGCGCACAACGGGAACCTGACGAACATAGACGAGCTGACCGAGCGCGCGAGGATGCGATCGGCCGAATCCGGGGAGCTTCCCCTAGGAACGGCCTTGTCCACTTCGGACACAGATGTGGTGGCAGCTCTGTTCGCATCACACCCAGGGTCAGACTTGGAAATCTCGGCCCTGGCGGAGCTGCCGCAGCTTCGCGGGGCCTTCTCGTTCGTGTTTATGGACGAACACACTCTCTTCGCTGCCAGGGACGCTCACGGGATCAGGCCCTTGGTACTGGGGCGTCTGGAGCGGGGCTGGGCCGTCGCCAGTGAGAGCGCCGCGTTGGACATCGTGGGCGCTGAGTTCGTGCGTGAGATCGAGCCCGGCGAGATGGTGGCGATCGACGCCGGAGGGGTGAGGTCGACGCGATTCGCGGTTGCGACGCCCCACGGTTGCTTGTTCGAGTACGTCTATTTGGCGCGTCCGGACACGACGATCAGCGGGCGCAGCGTCGAAGCGGTACGGACCGGGGTCGGCCGACGGCTGGCGCTGGAGCACGCCGTGGACGCTGATCTGGTCATTCCGGTACCCGAATCCGGAAGATACGCGGCCATCGGATACGCGCAGGCCTCTGGCATCCCTTTCGGAGAGGGCCTGGTGAAGAACGCCTACGTTGGGCGCACGTTCATTCAGCCGTCACAGGCCATCAGACAGCTGGGTATCCGACTGAAGCTCAACCCGCTCCGCAAAGTGATCTCTGGCAGGCGCCTTGTCGTGGTGGACGACTCGATCGTGCGGGGAAACACTCAACGGGCACTAGTGCGCATGTTGCGGGAAGCCGGAGCCGCGCAGGTTCACGTCCGGATCTCCAGCCCCCCGGTCGTGTGGCCGTGCTTCTACGGCATCGACTTCGCGACGCGGGACGAACTCATCGCCAATGGGCGGACAGTTGATCAGATCCGTGAATCGATCGGCGCGGACTCGCTTGCATACGTGTCGCTCGATCAGTTGGTCGACGCGACCAAGATCCCCGCTGATCGATTGTGCATGGCATGTTTCGACGGGCAGTACCCGGTGGCACTGCCAAAGACGCACGTCGCTGGACGGGACCTGCTGGAGGGATGGCTGGCAGACGCCGCCCAGGAGTCGGGCGATGGTCTGGCTGGCGGCAGGACTCCAGACCCCACAGTGCCGGTTGGTTCGCGATGA
- a CDS encoding lyase family protein, giving the protein LLLVRSKAVAVLARLCGLATRFQDEAMAGRSHNVAAQMTTLGKRFASAAEELLIAFDRLEDLIGRYPLRGIKGPMGTAQDQLQLLDGDADKLEILEQQVAAYLGFTRVLDSVGQVYPRSLDADVVSALAQLAAGPSSLATTIRLMAGLDLVSEGFGPEQVGSSAMPHKMNSRSCERVNGFMVLLRGYAAMANDLAGSQWNEGDVSCSVVRRVALPDSFFALDGLMETFLTILDEFGAFPEVIRAERERYLPFLATTRVLIAAVRRGVGREVAHEAIREHAVAVALLMRQDGNADNDLLERLANDPRLGLDLDELTDLVAEPLEFTGAAKVQVGRVCERVTVIAEHFPGDAAYQPAAIL; this is encoded by the coding sequence ACTGCTGCTCGTCCGGTCGAAGGCCGTCGCGGTCCTGGCGCGTCTTTGCGGTCTGGCGACGCGGTTCCAGGACGAAGCGATGGCCGGGCGTTCCCACAATGTCGCTGCCCAGATGACTACATTGGGCAAGCGCTTCGCCAGCGCCGCCGAGGAACTGCTCATCGCGTTCGACAGGCTTGAGGATCTGATTGGCCGCTACCCGCTCAGGGGGATCAAGGGGCCGATGGGCACCGCCCAGGACCAGCTCCAGCTGCTCGACGGCGATGCGGACAAGCTGGAGATCCTCGAACAGCAGGTCGCCGCATATCTGGGGTTCACACGCGTTCTCGACAGCGTCGGACAGGTCTACCCCCGCTCCCTTGACGCCGACGTCGTGTCCGCCCTGGCCCAGCTCGCCGCCGGCCCGTCGTCGCTCGCCACGACGATCCGACTGATGGCCGGGCTTGATCTCGTGTCCGAGGGGTTCGGGCCCGAGCAGGTCGGATCATCGGCGATGCCGCACAAGATGAACTCCCGCTCGTGCGAACGAGTCAACGGATTCATGGTTCTGCTGCGCGGATACGCGGCGATGGCCAATGACCTGGCGGGCTCTCAATGGAACGAGGGCGACGTGTCGTGTTCGGTCGTGCGGCGCGTCGCGCTGCCAGACTCCTTCTTCGCCCTTGACGGCTTGATGGAGACTTTCCTGACGATCCTCGATGAATTCGGGGCGTTCCCGGAGGTGATCCGGGCCGAGCGCGAACGGTACTTGCCGTTCCTGGCTACGACCCGGGTTCTGATCGCCGCTGTCCGGCGCGGAGTCGGCCGGGAAGTCGCGCATGAAGCGATCCGGGAACACGCGGTCGCCGTGGCGCTGCTCATGCGCCAAGACGGGAATGCGGACAACGATCTGTTGGAGCGTCTCGCCAATGACCCGCGACTCGGTCTGGACCTTGACGAGCTGACAGACCTGGTGGCCGAGCCGCTCGAGTTCACCGGCGCGGCCAAGGTTCAGGTGGGCCGGGTCTGCGAGCGTGTAACGGTGATCGCCGAGCACTTCCCGGGCGATGCCGCGTACCAGCCAGCGGCGATCCTGTAG
- a CDS encoding cation diffusion facilitator family transporter, which produces MAAGRAEAGSRIHVAKAVRLGLMEPDSASAAMRNRGRLTVVLGLGISVVIVQLVGAWFSSSLALVADAVHMFADVFGILLALAAVTAAARPTKPRHTFGLYRLEILAAVVNGLLLFGLAIFIFKEAVERWFNPVEVVPGFMIAAACYGVAANVTGLVLLRKGSETSLTIKGAYLEVLSDTLGSLGVVVAGVVVLLTGYERIDSIMSVGIALFMVPRTVLLLKRALSVLLESAPPGLDLDEVRRHLIEVDGVIDVHDVHAWTITSGMACLSAHVVVDPGDQGVRSRGDVLERVTDCARECFDIRHTTFQLESAQYAAAEEKQHN; this is translated from the coding sequence ATGGCCGCTGGCCGAGCTGAAGCTGGCTCACGAATCCACGTTGCCAAGGCTGTTCGGCTAGGGCTCATGGAGCCGGATAGCGCCAGCGCGGCGATGCGCAACAGGGGTCGGCTGACCGTAGTTCTCGGACTTGGCATCTCGGTCGTCATCGTCCAACTCGTCGGCGCCTGGTTCTCGTCATCCCTGGCCCTGGTGGCGGACGCGGTTCACATGTTCGCGGACGTCTTTGGCATCCTCCTGGCCCTGGCCGCAGTGACGGCGGCTGCCCGCCCGACCAAGCCCCGGCACACCTTCGGGCTATACCGCCTCGAGATCCTGGCGGCTGTGGTCAACGGCCTGCTTCTGTTCGGCCTGGCCATATTCATCTTCAAGGAGGCGGTTGAACGGTGGTTCAACCCGGTGGAGGTCGTCCCCGGGTTCATGATCGCGGCTGCCTGCTACGGGGTGGCGGCCAATGTGACCGGGCTGGTGCTGCTGCGCAAGGGATCCGAGACGAGCCTGACCATCAAGGGCGCCTATCTGGAGGTTCTGTCAGACACGCTCGGTTCTCTGGGAGTTGTAGTCGCGGGTGTCGTGGTGCTCCTGACGGGATACGAGCGGATCGACTCGATCATGTCCGTCGGCATCGCGCTGTTCATGGTGCCGCGCACCGTTCTGCTACTGAAGAGGGCCTTGAGCGTCCTGCTTGAGAGCGCCCCGCCCGGACTTGACCTTGATGAGGTCCGTCGTCACCTCATCGAAGTCGACGGGGTCATCGACGTGCATGATGTTCACGCCTGGACAATCACCAGCGGGATGGCATGCCTGTCAGCTCACGTAGTCGTGGATCCGGGTGACCAAGGGGTTCGTTCGCGGGGCGATGTCCTAGAGCGGGTGACCGATTGCGCGCGAGAGTGCTTCGACATCAGGCACACGACGTTCCAGCTCGAGTCAGCTCAGTACGCCGCAGCCGAGGAGAAGCAGCACAACTGA
- the purS gene encoding phosphoribosylformylglycinamidine synthase subunit PurS: MSRVVVDVMVKPEILDPQGRAVQGALVRLGLEGVTDVRQGKRFEIVLDGDLDPARLDQVRHLAENLLANPVIEDYDLRVEEGSS, encoded by the coding sequence GTGTCCCGCGTTGTAGTGGACGTAATGGTCAAGCCGGAGATCCTCGATCCCCAGGGACGGGCGGTTCAAGGTGCTCTGGTCAGGCTGGGGTTGGAGGGCGTCACGGACGTGCGCCAGGGCAAGCGTTTCGAGATCGTTCTAGATGGCGACCTTGATCCTGCTCGCCTCGATCAAGTGCGGCATCTGGCCGAGAACCTGCTCGCCAATCCCGTGATCGAGGACTACGACCTGCGGGTCGAGGAGGGCAGCTCGTGA
- a CDS encoding SHOCT domain-containing protein: METFGDLLLTTIWIFCLIAYLMVLFFILLDLFRDHKLSGWWKAVWIVFLFILPFLSALIYLIARGSGMQERAAAEATTLKQAQDEYIRGVAATGDPAGQIAKAKQLHDQGIISDDEFEQLKRKALS; this comes from the coding sequence ATGGAGACGTTCGGGGACCTGCTGCTTACGACGATCTGGATCTTCTGCCTTATCGCCTACTTGATGGTGCTGTTCTTCATCCTCCTGGACCTGTTCCGCGACCATAAGCTCTCGGGATGGTGGAAGGCGGTGTGGATCGTCTTCCTGTTCATTCTCCCGTTCCTGTCAGCCTTGATCTACTTGATCGCGCGCGGATCGGGCATGCAGGAGCGAGCGGCGGCCGAGGCAACGACCCTGAAGCAAGCACAGGACGAGTACATCCGCGGCGTCGCGGCCACAGGCGACCCGGCTGGCCAGATAGCCAAGGCTAAGCAGCTCCATGATCAGGGGATCATCAGCGACGACGAGTTCGAGCAGCTGAAGCGGAAGGCACTGTCCTAG
- a CDS encoding phosphoribosylaminoimidazolesuccinocarboxamide synthase — translation MTTASQLGLPDGYAHLYSGKVRDLFSTPDGQLLMVASDRISAFDFVLPTPIPDKGRILTAMSLWWFERLADLVPNHVISASVPQSVAGRALICARLDMFAVECVVRGYLTGSGLADYRATGGVCGLVLPTGLTDGSRLPEPLFTPSTKAAIGDHDENIDFDAVVGAIGEGDAAELKRISIAVYSRAEAIARDRGIILADTKFEFGRRASDGRIVLADEVLTPDSSRFWSAADWRPGGPQPSFDKQYVRDWLTSPESGWDRDSGEPPPPLPQDVVERTRAKYVEAYERLTGMAWDRS, via the coding sequence ATGACAACCGCATCGCAGCTCGGGTTGCCTGACGGGTACGCGCATCTGTACTCCGGCAAGGTCCGCGACTTGTTCAGCACGCCCGACGGACAGCTTCTGATGGTCGCCAGCGACCGGATCTCGGCGTTTGATTTCGTGCTTCCGACGCCGATTCCGGACAAGGGTCGGATCCTGACTGCCATGAGCTTGTGGTGGTTTGAGCGGCTGGCTGACTTGGTGCCGAATCACGTCATCAGCGCATCGGTTCCGCAGTCCGTGGCCGGCCGGGCGTTGATCTGCGCTCGGTTGGATATGTTCGCCGTGGAGTGCGTCGTGCGCGGGTACCTCACCGGCTCCGGGCTTGCCGACTACCGCGCAACCGGCGGCGTGTGCGGGCTTGTGTTGCCGACTGGCTTGACGGATGGATCCCGGCTTCCCGAGCCGTTGTTCACGCCGTCCACGAAAGCCGCGATCGGGGATCACGACGAGAACATCGACTTCGACGCGGTCGTGGGCGCGATCGGGGAGGGCGACGCCGCTGAGCTGAAGCGGATCTCGATCGCCGTGTATTCTCGCGCCGAGGCCATCGCCCGTGACCGGGGGATCATCCTGGCCGATACCAAGTTCGAGTTCGGTCGGCGGGCTTCCGACGGCCGCATCGTGTTGGCCGACGAAGTGCTGACACCTGACTCATCGAGGTTCTGGTCCGCGGCCGATTGGCGTCCAGGCGGACCTCAGCCGTCGTTCGACAAGCAGTATGTGCGCGACTGGCTCACCTCGCCAGAATCAGGCTGGGACCGGGATTCGGGTGAGCCGCCGCCGCCGCTGCCCCAGGATGTCGTCGAGCGGACACGCGCCAAGTACGTAGAGGCCTACGAGCGGCTGACAGGAATGGCCTGGGACCGCAGTTAG
- the purQ gene encoding phosphoribosylformylglycinamidine synthase subunit PurQ: protein MSVRVGVITFPGSLDDEDAARAVRLAGHEAVGLWHADADLRDVDAVVVPGGFSYGDYLRCGAIARFAPIMAEVVARAESGLPVLGICNGFQILCESHLLPGALTRNESRHFLCRDQDLRVENVDTAWTRSFTSGSVITVPLKSGEGRFVADPKTLEQLEGEGRVVVRYVGGNPNGSFNDIAGIRNAGGNVVGLMPHPEHAVDPLTGPGIDGLGFFTSMSAVLGITP from the coding sequence GTGAGCGTCCGAGTTGGCGTCATCACGTTTCCTGGCTCGCTCGATGATGAGGACGCTGCCCGGGCTGTGCGGCTCGCTGGCCACGAAGCTGTTGGGCTTTGGCACGCGGACGCGGACCTGCGAGATGTAGACGCCGTCGTAGTTCCCGGCGGTTTCTCGTACGGGGACTACTTGCGGTGCGGGGCCATCGCTCGCTTCGCGCCGATCATGGCTGAGGTCGTCGCCCGAGCCGAATCCGGCCTGCCGGTCCTGGGAATCTGCAACGGGTTTCAGATCCTGTGCGAATCGCACTTGCTGCCCGGGGCGCTGACCCGAAACGAGTCCCGCCACTTCCTGTGCCGCGACCAAGATCTGCGGGTTGAGAACGTCGATACCGCATGGACCCGGAGCTTCACGTCTGGATCCGTCATCACTGTCCCACTGAAGAGCGGCGAGGGCCGGTTCGTCGCGGACCCCAAGACGCTGGAACAGCTTGAGGGCGAGGGCCGCGTCGTCGTCCGCTACGTGGGCGGCAACCCGAATGGTTCGTTCAACGACATCGCCGGTATCCGCAACGCAGGGGGCAACGTCGTCGGCCTCATGCCCCATCCGGAGCACGCCGTCGACCCGCTGACAGGCCCCGGTATCGACGGCCTGGGTTTCTTCACGTCGATGTCCGCGGTTCTTGGGATCACGCCGTGA
- the purL gene encoding phosphoribosylformylglycinamidine synthase subunit PurL, with amino-acid sequence MLDTVSAAAADPGAEQPYRELGLAKDEYERILQILGRRPTSSELAMYSVMWSEHCSYKSSKVHLRQFGEKLPDGEAMLVGMGENAGVVDIGDGWAVTFKVESHNHPSFVEPYQGAATGIGGIVRDIISMGARPLAVMDSLRFGAAEHADTARVLPGIVAGVGGYGNCLGLPNIGGEIVFDPCYQGNPLVNALCVGAMRHEHIHLASASGVGNLVVLYGARTGGDGIGGVSVLASETFDEQHSSKRPSVQVGDPFMEKLLIECTLEVLRAGLVEGIQDLGGAGISCATSELASNGEGGMHVWLDRVLLRDDTLSPEEILMSESQERMCAVVRPDRIDKFMTICGKWDVEATVIGEVTGTGRLTVDWHGQRVVDVPPKTVAHEGPTYDRPCVRPDYMDALVADAPDRLARPEDAAGIREDVLRLVASPSLAGAGWVTDQYDRYVRGNTVLAQPEDSGMVRVDERTGRGVAISTDCNSRFAKLDPYSGAQLALAESYRNVAATGAVPLAVTNCLNFGSPEDPGVMWQFAEAVRGLADGCLELGIPVTGGNVSFYNSTGDAAIHPTPLVGVLGVIDDVGRRTPTAWGPDGELIYLLGATRDEFAGSGWAHVVHDHLGGRPPVVDLEAERVLAQILVAGSRDGMLTAAHDVSDGGVAQALVEMALRAGVGARTWVPEGSDAFVHLFSESAARAVVVVARSEEVRFTGMCEARGFPATRIGVVDSGLGEDRGCAGEQVLTVDRVFGECVAWPLAELKLAHESTLPRLFG; translated from the coding sequence ATGCTCGACACCGTCTCGGCGGCCGCTGCGGATCCGGGCGCCGAGCAACCGTACAGGGAACTCGGTTTGGCGAAGGACGAGTACGAGCGCATCCTTCAGATCCTGGGCCGCCGGCCAACGTCCAGCGAACTAGCCATGTACTCGGTCATGTGGAGTGAGCATTGCTCCTACAAGTCGTCGAAGGTCCATCTGCGCCAGTTCGGCGAGAAGCTGCCGGATGGCGAGGCGATGCTCGTCGGGATGGGCGAGAACGCCGGCGTGGTCGACATCGGTGACGGATGGGCCGTCACGTTCAAGGTCGAGAGTCACAATCACCCTTCATTCGTCGAGCCATACCAAGGGGCGGCCACGGGGATCGGCGGCATCGTGCGGGACATCATCTCGATGGGTGCCCGCCCGTTGGCCGTGATGGACTCCCTGCGATTCGGGGCGGCCGAGCATGCGGACACAGCTCGCGTGCTCCCCGGCATCGTCGCCGGAGTCGGCGGCTACGGGAACTGTCTGGGATTGCCCAACATCGGTGGCGAGATCGTCTTCGATCCGTGCTATCAGGGCAATCCACTGGTCAACGCCTTGTGTGTCGGAGCCATGCGGCACGAGCACATCCACCTGGCCAGCGCGTCGGGCGTCGGGAACCTGGTCGTGCTCTACGGCGCCCGAACCGGCGGCGACGGCATCGGCGGGGTGTCGGTGCTGGCCAGCGAGACATTCGACGAGCAGCATTCGTCGAAGCGGCCCAGCGTCCAGGTCGGCGACCCGTTCATGGAGAAGCTCCTGATCGAATGCACTCTCGAAGTGCTGCGGGCCGGGCTCGTTGAGGGGATTCAGGACCTGGGCGGAGCGGGCATCTCTTGCGCCACCAGCGAATTGGCTAGCAACGGCGAAGGCGGCATGCACGTCTGGCTCGACCGGGTGCTGCTGCGCGATGACACGTTGTCGCCAGAAGAAATCCTGATGAGCGAATCTCAGGAGCGGATGTGCGCGGTGGTGCGTCCCGACCGGATCGACAAGTTCATGACCATCTGCGGCAAGTGGGATGTCGAGGCCACCGTCATCGGCGAGGTCACTGGAACTGGCCGACTCACGGTGGACTGGCACGGCCAACGTGTGGTGGACGTTCCACCCAAGACGGTCGCGCACGAGGGTCCGACGTACGACAGGCCTTGTGTGCGGCCCGACTACATGGATGCGCTCGTTGCCGACGCGCCTGACCGGCTGGCGCGGCCTGAAGATGCCGCGGGGATCCGCGAAGACGTGCTGCGCTTGGTCGCCTCGCCGAGCCTGGCTGGAGCAGGCTGGGTGACCGATCAGTACGACCGTTACGTTCGCGGCAATACTGTGCTGGCTCAGCCCGAGGATTCGGGAATGGTCCGCGTGGACGAGCGAACGGGCCGGGGCGTCGCGATCTCGACGGACTGCAACAGCCGTTTCGCGAAGCTCGACCCGTACTCAGGCGCGCAGTTGGCTCTCGCTGAGTCGTACCGGAACGTCGCCGCGACGGGCGCGGTGCCGCTGGCCGTCACGAACTGCCTTAACTTCGGATCTCCGGAGGATCCCGGCGTGATGTGGCAGTTCGCCGAGGCGGTGCGCGGGTTGGCGGATGGCTGTCTTGAGCTTGGGATCCCGGTGACCGGCGGCAACGTGTCGTTCTACAACTCAACCGGGGACGCCGCGATCCACCCGACGCCCCTGGTGGGGGTGCTCGGCGTTATCGACGATGTCGGCCGCAGGACGCCGACGGCTTGGGGGCCCGACGGCGAACTGATCTACCTGCTCGGTGCGACTCGCGACGAGTTCGCCGGGTCCGGGTGGGCGCACGTCGTCCACGATCATCTGGGCGGGCGGCCTCCGGTTGTCGACCTCGAAGCCGAGCGGGTTCTGGCCCAGATTCTCGTGGCTGGCAGCCGCGACGGAATGCTGACGGCCGCACATGATGTTTCCGACGGCGGCGTGGCGCAGGCTCTGGTTGAGATGGCCCTGCGCGCTGGCGTTGGCGCCCGAACGTGGGTGCCGGAAGGATCCGACGCGTTCGTCCACCTGTTCTCCGAATCCGCCGCCCGGGCTGTTGTCGTGGTGGCCCGGAGCGAGGAAGTGCGGTTCACGGGGATGTGCGAAGCGCGCGGCTTCCCCGCCACGCGCATTGGCGTCGTTGACTCCGGCCTGGGCGAGGACAGGGGTTGCGCTGGCGAGCAAGTGCTGACGGTTGACCGGGTCTTCGGGGAATGTGTCGCATGGCCGCTGGCCGAGCTGAAGCTGGCTCACGAATCCACGTTGCCAAGGCTGTTCGGCTAG